One window from the genome of Osmerus eperlanus chromosome 1, fOsmEpe2.1, whole genome shotgun sequence encodes:
- the LOC134032625 gene encoding uncharacterized protein LOC134032625, translated as MVMANNALTIRQIRNTIINDQVTFPNILTVGQATVDRVLRRNALRMKQIYRVPFNRNSDRVKDLRHDYVQRVLELEAAEESNTFIYIDEAGFNLSKTRRRGRNIIGQRAIINVPGQRGGNITLCAAINHNGILHHHSIIGPYNTARLLIFLDTLHNTLIPPDQIVHAEQPRYVVIWDNVSFHRAALIHNWFTNHPRFLVLPLPPYSPFINAIEEFFSAWRWKVYERNPQAQMPLIQAMEEACGNIAPEAFQGWIRHTRRYFPRCLARENIACDVDEVLWPERIRRQDAA; from the exons ATGGTTATGGCAAATAACGCATTAACCATAAGACAAATAAGGAATACAATAATCAATGACCAAGTCACATTCCCCAACATTCTCACAGTTGGCCAGGCTACAGTGGACCGTGTTCTGAGGCGGAACGCACTAAGAATGAAGCAGATATACAGAGTGCCGTTCAACAGAAACTCTGACAGAGTCAAAGATTTGCGCCATGACTATGTGCAA AGAGTTCTTGAGCTAGAGGCAGCTGAGGAGtcgaatacatttatttatattgatGAGGCTGGTTTCAACCTCTCCAAAACAAGGCGCAGGGGCAGAAACATCATTGGACAACGCGCCATTATCAATGTCCCTGGCCAGCGGGGAGGGAATATCACTCTGTGTGCTGCCATAAACCACAACGGCATCCTCCATCACCACTCAATCATTGGCCCCTACAACACTGCCCGTCTCCTCATATTCCTGGACACACTCCACAACACACTTATTCCACCCGACCAAATAGTCCATGCAGAGCAGCCCAGGTATGTTGTtatctgggacaatgtaagtTTCCACCGGGCTGCTCTGATCCACAATTGGTTCACCAACCACCCACGGTTTTTGGTGCTTCCCctcccaccatactctccatttATAAACGCAATAGAGGAGTTTTTTTCTGCCTGGAGATGGAAGGTATACGAACGCAATCCACAGGCGCAGATGCCCCTGATACAGGCCATGGAGGAGGCATGTGGCAATATAGCCCCTGAGGCCTTTCAGGGCTGGATTCGCCACACCAGGCGTTACTTTCCCCGCTGTCTGGCCAGAGAGAACATagcctgtgatgttgatgagGTCCTCTGGCCAGAGAGGATCCGAAGACAGGATGCAGCCTAA